The window GGCGGCGTATCTTCCGGAACAGGAACTCGTCGGAGCGGAACCGCGCCTCGAGCTCGCGCATCTTGGCGCGGAGCTCGTCGTCCGGCGCCGCCTCTTCCAGCGGCCCCAGGACCTCCGCGAACCGGCGCTTGAGCGCGGCCGCCACTTCCTCGCGCGGCACCAGCCGGCCCGTCTCCCGGCGAAGGGTGGTGAGGTTTTCGGCGAGCGACTTGTGGAACTTGTCGCGGAACTTCTCGTCCGGCACTTTCAGGATGCGGGGCATAAGTTCGTAGTCGAAGTCCAGCAGGATGCCGCCCACGAACGCCATACAGGGCCCAATATCGGCGCCGCCCTCGCCGGTGATCTTGCGGCCTTCCCGCGTCACAAGGTCGTTGATGGGCCGGAACGAGACCTCCACCCCCATGTCGCCGTAGGCGTCTACGGCCGGCTGGGAGAACTTGCGGTAGACGCCGTCCACGGAGCGCGGCACGAGCGGGTTGTCGCGGCGGAGTATCAGCTGGTAGAAGACCTGGCTCGAGTCGAGGAGGGTCGCGCCGCCGCCCACCTCGCGCCGCATTACCTGCAGGCCGTTTTTAAGACAGAAGTCGAGGTCGATGACCTCGCGCGTGTCCTGGAAGTAGCCGACGCAGGCGATGGGGGAGGCCGGCGAGACCAACATCAACCCCTCGCGCCCCAGGTGCGCCAGCGCGTGGAAGCAGAGCATCGAGTCCAGCTTGGGCCGCAGTCCTAAGTCGTAAACTTTCATCGCTACTTGATCGCTTTCCATACCAGGTCGAGGAGGTTGGCGACCTTCAAGCCGTCGCCGTTGCCGCCGATGGCTTGCGCCCCCGACCGCAGCGTAAGCTCGCACGTCGGGCAAACGGTTACGACCGTGTCGGCCCCCGTGGCCGCGGCCTGTTCCGCCCGCGAGACCGCCAGCCGGCCCGAGAGCTCGGGCGCGGACGTTATGATGCCGCCGCCGCCGCCGCAGCACCGCGACGTATTCTTCGACAGCGGCATCTCGACGACGTCGACGCCGATGGCCTTCAGTATCTCCCGCGGCTCCTCGATTATTCCCGCGCCCCGGGATAGGTGGCACGGGTCGTGGTAAGTGGCCTTGAGCTCGAGGTTCTTGGGCGACGCGTCGGCCAATTTCTCCGCGATGAACTGGAGGGCGTGCTTGACGGGCCGGCCGTATTCCTCTTTGAGGAACACGGTACACGTCGGGCAAAACGTGATGAGCTCGCCTTCGGGGACCATCCGGTTGAACTTCTTCTTCTGCTCTTCGAACTCGTCCCAGTATCCCAGGATCTTGAGCGGGTTGCCGCAGCAGGTCTCCTCCACGATCTTGGCCTTGACGCCGAGCTTGTCGAGGATGCGGGTGAACATTTTGACCATATTGGGCCGCTGGGCGTATTGGCAGCCGAGGTAGAGGAGCGCCTCGCCCTCCTGCGGTTTTATGGCCGCCTCCTTTTCGCCGTAGATGTTGCCGGTCTCGCGGACTTTGGCCACAAGGTCCTCGTGCACCGGCATCTTGTGGCCGGCTTTGACGAGGGAGGCCCGCGCCGCCTCCACGATGGGCGCGACCTCGATCTTGGTGGGGCAGCGGCGCGTGCAGTCCATGCACATCGTGCACGAGAAGAGCCGCTCCACGACTTCGTCGCCGGGTTTCAGGTCGCCTTGCAACATGGCGTACGAGGCCATGAGCCGCCCTTTCGAACCCGCGGCGTCCCAGCCGATATCCGAGAGCGTGGGGCATACCGCCTTGCAGAAGCCGCAGTGGGTGCAGGCGTTGAGCTCCATCTCCCACTTCTGTAGCGCCTCCATCCCCTCGCCGTACTCGCGCTTGCCGGTTTTGTAGCGGAGGAAGTGGATGATGCCGGGCTGGTCCCAATCCATGAGCTTGCCGGGGTTCAGGATGTTGTTGGGGTCCAGCGCCCGCTTTATTTTGCGCATCGCCTCCAGCGAGTCGGCGCGTTCCTTCTTGAAGTACGGCGCCTTGGTGATCGCGACGCCGTGCTCGCCGGTCACGGTCCCGCCCAGCGCCAGGACCGCGTCGAAGACCTCCTCGTTGGCCTTCTCGGCCCGCTCCCACACGTCGGCGTCGGTGGGGTCGATGATGAACTTGGTGTGAAGGTTGCCGTCGCCGGCGTGGCCGTACGTCGGGATGTAAATACCGTCGTAGCGGTCCTGGATCTCGTGGAACGCCATGACGGCCTTCGGGACCTGGGAGGGCGGAACGGCCATATCGTCCGCCAGCATGACGGTGACCATTCCCTCCTTAAAGCGCGAGAGCGCCGGGATCATGGCCTTGCGGCCTTTTTGCAGTTCGGCGATTTCGTCCGGGTCCTCGGTGAACGTGACGTCGACGGCGCCCGCCTTTCGGGCCACGTCCGCGACGATTTCGATTTCGTCCTTGACCGTCGCCGGGTGGCCGCTGACGCCTATGAGTAGGATACCCTCGACCTCCGGCAGGCCGAGGCCGGTGGCCTTGTTGACCGCCTGGATGCAGATGTTGTCCATTATCTCGAGCGAGTGCGGGATGAGCGGATGGCCGATGATGTCGGAGACGCATTGGCCCGCCTTCTCCAGGTCGTCGAAAACCGCCATCGCGAGCGCGTTCTTTTCGGGAAGCGGCACGATACGGAGGATTATTTCCGTAACGACGCCCAGCATACCCTCGGACGCCACCATCAGGCGGTCGAGCTGGAAGCCGGAGGCGTTCTTGAGGGTGCGGGTGCCGCTGTGAATTATCTCGCCCGTGGGCAGGACTATTTCGCAGCCCAGGAGGTAGTCGCGGGTGGCGCCGTACTTGACGGCATTGACGCCCGAGGCGTTGGCGACGACCATGCCGCCGATAGTGGCGACGTCGCCCGAGCCCGGCGCCGGCGGGAAGAAGAACTTCTGCGGGTTGAGGAAATCGTTGAGTTGTTGGTATACCACGCCCGGTTCGACGACGACGTAGAAGTCCTCGGCGTGAACCTCCTTTATCTTGTTCATCGCTTGGAGGTCGAGGACGATGCCGCCCTTGATGGGAACGGCGTGGCCGCACAACGCGGTCCCGGCGCCGCGCGGCGTTACCGGGATCTTGTGCTCGTTGGCGAGCTTGAGAATTCCGGAAACCTGTTCGGCGTTCGCCGGCCGTACGACGACCTCGGGTTCGTGGAGGTGGATGCCGGCGTCCGCGGCGTACGCGCGGAGCTCCACCGGCGAAACCGTGTAGCCGGTTTTACCTACGATTTTCTCTATCTTTTTGAGGATATCCTTGTCCATGCCAACCTCCGGCGGCGCCCGACGCGACGGCCGGGCCGCGCGGTTAAGATCCTATCATCGGAATCGACATCGAGCCGTTCATCATAACCAGCACGCGCGCGCCCGCGCCCTTCGCCGCCAGCGCGTCGTCGAACGCCTGCTGGAGGTCTTTGTACGGTTTTATAAAGGCCTTCTTGAGCGTCTCGTCGTCGAGGTCGGTGACGCCCCACATCTCGCCCTTGACGGCGATTTCGGCCATCTTGCCGGCCTTGTGCCAGCCGAGCTTGTAGTCCGACTCGAGCTTGGCATGCGTTTCCTGCGGCGTGGCGCAGCTCGCCAGCAGCTCCAGGAACGCCTCGTCGCCCACGCCGGTCCGGCACTTCGATACCATTATGAGGATGCCGCCGTCCTTCATCGCGAGCTTGCCGTTGTCGAGCGCCTTCTGCGACTGGTAGAGGTCGATGTCCATCGGGTAGGGCGCGACGCTCACGACGACGTCGGCCTCCCCGGAGACCGGTACGCAGAAGACCTCGTTCGCGGCCTGGATGGCCGCGTAGAACGAGTCGTGGATGTGACCCGCGGTCGCGGCGTAAAGGCGGTGCTCGCCGTCGAGTACCGTCATGATGGAGAAGATCTCCTTGTCCGCGATCGTCTTAAGCGCGTCGACCATGTCCTCGTGGACCGGGTTGCCCTCCAGGGCGAGCGCCTTGGCCTCAGGCCGGAGCGCGTACTTGTGGTTCTGCTCAATGGTCTTGCGGGAGGCGATGCCGGGCAGGAAGGCCTTGCGGCCGCCGGTGTAGCCGCCGAAGTAGTGCGGCTCGACGGAGCCGATGATGACTATTTTATGGGCGTCGACGCCGGCGCGGTTGACGTACATCTCGGTGCCGTTGGTGGAGGTGCCGATGTGGACCATATCCTCGTCGCGTGTGGCGTCGTGGATTATTATGCGGTCCTTGACGTCGTCGTAAAGGCCGCCGAAGATCTCGCGCAGCTCCTCCTCCGTGGGCGCGCGGTGGGCGCCGGTGGCGATAATGTAGGAGGCGTTCACGCCGGCGAGGTCGTCTTTGATGAGCTCGAGGACCCGGGCGGTGGGGGTGGGGCGCGTGGCGTCGTTGACGATGAAGAGGACGTCGCGCGCGTCCGCCAGGAAGTCGGCGAAGGCCTTGGCGTTGATGGGGTTGGCCAGCGCTTCCGCCAGGACCTTACCCTCGTCGCGGGCTTCGACCTTGTTGGGATAAACTACCTCGGCGTCGTCCGGCACCTCGAGCGGCACCGTCTCCTTGCCGTAGGGGACGTCCAGTTTCATACTACCACCTCCGCCGGTAGACGGCCCGGGGTTGCTAGCCGCTCTCTTCGGCCTTCTTCATCTCGCCTTTCATCCACGCCGCGACGGCGTCGCCCTGCATGAGGGCCGCTTTCTCGCTCTCCCAGTCGGACGGTTGGATGACCATAATCCAGCCGGCGCCGTAGGGGTCCTTGTTGATGAGCGTGCTGTCGCCCTCCAAATCTTCGTTGACCTCGACGATGGTTCCCGAGACCGGCGCCACGAGCTTGCCCACCCACTTCGACGACTGGACCTTGCCGCAGGTCTCGCCCGCCG of the bacterium genome contains:
- a CDS encoding biotin/lipoate A/B protein ligase family protein, with protein sequence MESDQVAMKVYDLGLRPKLDSMLCFHALAHLGREGLMLVSPASPIACVGYFQDTREVIDLDFCLKNGLQVMRREVGGGATLLDSSQVFYQLILRRDNPLVPRSVDGVYRKFSQPAVDAYGDMGVEVSFRPINDLVTREGRKITGEGGADIGPCMAFVGGILLDFDYELMPRILKVPDEKFRDKFHKSLAENLTTLRRETGRLVPREEVAAALKRRFAEVLGPLEEAAPDDELRAKMRELEARFRSDEFLFRKIRRPAARETRVREGVRFVDGVHKAPGGLLSCYAEVVDDVIDDVSITGDFTMVPRAGLEELEGAIVGAPYEPRPVSDTIEDFYGKTKVDTPGVEPDHYLAALGLAG
- a CDS encoding FAD-binding and (Fe-S)-binding domain-containing protein, with the protein product MDKDILKKIEKIVGKTGYTVSPVELRAYAADAGIHLHEPEVVVRPANAEQVSGILKLANEHKIPVTPRGAGTALCGHAVPIKGGIVLDLQAMNKIKEVHAEDFYVVVEPGVVYQQLNDFLNPQKFFFPPAPGSGDVATIGGMVVANASGVNAVKYGATRDYLLGCEIVLPTGEIIHSGTRTLKNASGFQLDRLMVASEGMLGVVTEIILRIVPLPEKNALAMAVFDDLEKAGQCVSDIIGHPLIPHSLEIMDNICIQAVNKATGLGLPEVEGILLIGVSGHPATVKDEIEIVADVARKAGAVDVTFTEDPDEIAELQKGRKAMIPALSRFKEGMVTVMLADDMAVPPSQVPKAVMAFHEIQDRYDGIYIPTYGHAGDGNLHTKFIIDPTDADVWERAEKANEEVFDAVLALGGTVTGEHGVAITKAPYFKKERADSLEAMRKIKRALDPNNILNPGKLMDWDQPGIIHFLRYKTGKREYGEGMEALQKWEMELNACTHCGFCKAVCPTLSDIGWDAAGSKGRLMASYAMLQGDLKPGDEVVERLFSCTMCMDCTRRCPTKIEVAPIVEAARASLVKAGHKMPVHEDLVAKVRETGNIYGEKEAAIKPQEGEALLYLGCQYAQRPNMVKMFTRILDKLGVKAKIVEETCCGNPLKILGYWDEFEEQKKKFNRMVPEGELITFCPTCTVFLKEEYGRPVKHALQFIAEKLADASPKNLELKATYHDPCHLSRGAGIIEEPREILKAIGVDVVEMPLSKNTSRCCGGGGGIITSAPELSGRLAVSRAEQAAATGADTVVTVCPTCELTLRSGAQAIGGNGDGLKVANLLDLVWKAIK
- the larA gene encoding nickel-dependent lactate racemase; the protein is MKLDVPYGKETVPLEVPDDAEVVYPNKVEARDEGKVLAEALANPINAKAFADFLADARDVLFIVNDATRPTPTARVLELIKDDLAGVNASYIIATGAHRAPTEEELREIFGGLYDDVKDRIIIHDATRDEDMVHIGTSTNGTEMYVNRAGVDAHKIVIIGSVEPHYFGGYTGGRKAFLPGIASRKTIEQNHKYALRPEAKALALEGNPVHEDMVDALKTIADKEIFSIMTVLDGEHRLYAATAGHIHDSFYAAIQAANEVFCVPVSGEADVVVSVAPYPMDIDLYQSQKALDNGKLAMKDGGILIMVSKCRTGVGDEAFLELLASCATPQETHAKLESDYKLGWHKAGKMAEIAVKGEMWGVTDLDDETLKKAFIKPYKDLQQAFDDALAAKGAGARVLVMMNGSMSIPMIGS
- the gcvH gene encoding glycine cleavage system protein GcvH; amino-acid sequence: MKIADYDLPDELYYHGEHAWAKLEDDGRVRVGMNDFFQKAAGDVVYVDLPFEDDDVAAGETCGKVQSSKWVGKLVAPVSGTIVEVNEDLEGDSTLINKDPYGAGWIMVIQPSDWESEKAALMQGDAVAAWMKGEMKKAEESG